A DNA window from Candidatus Neptunochlamydia vexilliferae contains the following coding sequences:
- a CDS encoding type II toxin-antitoxin system HicA family toxin, with the protein MKKKALEKRLKKCGWWLDRHGSNHDIWTNGKVAEPVPRHPEINEILSRKILRKAENNPREG; encoded by the coding sequence ATGAAGAAGAAAGCTCTCGAAAAGCGATTAAAGAAATGTGGGTGGTGGCTTGACCGGCATGGGAGCAATCATGATATATGGACAAATGGAAAGGTTGCCGAGCCAGTTCCAAGGCATCCTGAAATTAATGAGATTCTTTCAAGAAAAATTTTAAGAAAGGCAGAAAATAACCCAAGGGAGGGGTAA
- a CDS encoding type II toxin-antitoxin system HicB family antitoxin, translated as MEFEGKIWKSTGAWLVEVPSLDLMTQGETKEETLKMLEELILELTDYYFTKKDAKAVDVCVNVYKKGVIGISSSKKRLLLALSLIRQREKSQSTVRETAKRLGSKFPNSYAQYEKGKIRISLEQYEKLLTAANPSYKCLLKVV; from the coding sequence ATGGAATTTGAAGGAAAAATCTGGAAAAGTACAGGTGCTTGGTTAGTCGAGGTTCCCTCTTTGGATCTTATGACCCAAGGAGAAACAAAAGAAGAGACCCTAAAAATGCTTGAGGAGCTAATTTTAGAGTTGACTGATTATTATTTTACAAAAAAAGATGCAAAAGCTGTTGATGTTTGCGTGAATGTCTATAAAAAAGGAGTCATTGGTATAAGCTCTTCGAAAAAAAGGCTTTTACTAGCTCTCTCGCTTATAAGGCAAAGGGAGAAAAGCCAATCGACTGTAAGAGAGACAGCAAAGCGCCTAGGATCCAAATTTCCTAACTCATATGCGCAATACGAGAAAGGAAAGATCAGGATTTCACTTGAACAATATGAAAAGCTTTTAACGGCCGCAAACCCAAGCTATAAATGCTTACTCAAGGTGGTTTAA
- a CDS encoding Rpn family recombination-promoting nuclease/putative transposase: protein MIDLLDIKVDVVFKDFFGDKSSKELLESFINSVLGFEGDDLIEIEEFLDPRKMRVEVGRPSTFVDLSVKTRGGERYIIEMQTYNHEGFDKRLLYYLGKDYTEQIDYHYHQQATETEQKKKQKKLIGWQDLPKVHIVAIIDFHRSEREKNGILNNEKVVETYRFKPEVSSSNEHLFNQWKATLVDLKKFKDRPLEELKTYKEKWFYLLKNASLIKEKEAHALKQDPVFQRALERLERLSSDPVTRKAYEASVNEHRDHLAVLSSERKAGRQERDREIAQALLKQGLPVNQISEATGLSSEEIESLR from the coding sequence ATGATAGACTTATTGGATATCAAAGTCGATGTCGTTTTTAAAGATTTTTTTGGCGATAAAAGTAGTAAAGAACTTTTAGAAAGCTTTATCAATTCTGTCTTAGGGTTTGAAGGGGACGATCTCATTGAGATTGAAGAGTTTTTAGACCCTAGAAAGATGCGGGTTGAAGTTGGCAGACCCTCAACTTTCGTGGATCTATCGGTAAAAACCAGGGGAGGGGAGCGATACATCATTGAAATGCAAACTTATAACCACGAAGGGTTTGATAAAAGGCTTCTTTATTACTTAGGAAAGGATTATACAGAGCAGATAGATTACCATTATCACCAACAAGCAACAGAAACTGAACAGAAAAAGAAGCAAAAAAAGCTAATAGGCTGGCAAGACCTTCCCAAGGTTCACATTGTAGCAATTATTGACTTTCACCGAAGTGAACGAGAAAAAAATGGTATTTTGAATAATGAGAAAGTGGTAGAAACCTATCGATTTAAGCCCGAAGTCTCTTCCTCTAATGAACATCTTTTTAACCAATGGAAGGCGACATTGGTTGATCTCAAAAAATTTAAGGATAGACCTTTAGAAGAACTCAAGACCTATAAAGAAAAATGGTTTTACCTCCTTAAAAATGCGTCTTTAATAAAGGAAAAAGAAGCACACGCCTTAAAACAAGACCCCGTTTTTCAAAGAGCACTTGAAAGGCTAGAGAGGCTTTCATCCGACCCAGTTACAAGAAAGGCCTATGAAGCCAGCGTTAATGAGCATAGAGACCATTTGGCAGTCTTATCCTCTGAAAGAAAGGCAGGGCGGCAAGAAAGAGATCGAGAAATCGCCCAAGCTTTGCTTAAACAGGGCCTTCCAGTAAATCAGATTTCTGAAGCGACTGGACTTTCAAGTGAAGAGATCGAATCTCTTCGCTAG